A genomic stretch from Strongyloides ratti genome assembly S_ratti_ED321, chromosome : 1 includes:
- a CDS encoding TLDc domain-containing protein codes for MGNTTSEHKHNKKSSVDPKRQFIETQFTCYYNELIRKYSKLDKESFIKLFGEELYHPLWNYYSSNSDDSISLNKFISKSEPLFETDHKIWEEIFNEPEDIIKACLLTSDIEEANDDKDFKESIICNMKKDGISKFIQNECPRLCDGIREHVISLLTDKKKNLQDYSSSILTPFQMLFIKASLNPVIYFNKEGKNNSNRWTKLYDSSVHGVSLNRFENNVYDYKKPTVTIFKLTNGQLIVIALDEEWKNSVNCYGGNNTSVIQIKPKFEREDKSGSFRCNLKLKSAPMGIQFGRYLKIEKDFSNVNDIEVWGCGAEDDLTAQMKQKVWYKKEAEKRSKVPLPGAWDENPDKTILEMGGIKLNNERRDFDRPDDTIARKF; via the exons atgGGAAATACTACAAGTGAACATAAACATAATAAGAAATCATCAGTAGATCCCAAAAGACAATTTATTGAAACTCAGTTTACttgttattataatgaaTTAATACGAAAATATAGTAAATTAGATAAGGAAAGTTTTATT aAATTGTTTGGTGAAGAGTTATATCATCCTTTATGGAATTATTATTCCTCAAATTCAGATGAttcaatatcattaaataaatttataagtaAAAGTGAACCTTTATTTGAAACTGATCACAAAATTTGggaagaaatttttaatgaaccAGAAGACATTATAAAAGCTTGCCTTTTAACAAGTGATATTGAAGAGGCAAATGATGATAAAGATTTTAAAGAAAGTATTATATGTAATATGAAGAAAGATGGAATTTCTAAGTTTATACAAAATGAATGTCCAAGATTATGTGATGGAATTCGGGAACAtgtaatttctttattaacagataagaaaaaaaatttacaagaTTACTCTTCAAGTATTTTAACTCCTTTtcaaatgttatttattaaagCATCACTTAATCctgtaatatattttaataaagagggaaaaaataatagtaataggTGGACAAAGTTATATGATTCTTCAGTTCATGGTGTTAGTTTGAATcgttttgaaaataatgtatatGACTATAAAAAACCAACAGtcacaatatttaaattaactaaTGGTCAATTAATTGTTATTGCTTTAGATGAAGAATGGAAAAATAGTGTAAATTGTTATGGTGGTAATAATACTTCagtaatacaaataaaacCAAAATTTGAAAGAGAAGATAAAAGTGGATCATTTAgatgtaatttaaaattaaaaagtgcACCAATGGGTATACAATTTGGAAGATAtcttaaaatagaaaaagatTTTAGTAATGTTAATGATATTGAAGTTTGGGGATGTGGTGCTGAGGATGACTTGACAGCACAAATGAAACAAAAAGTTTGGTACAAAAAAGAAGCTGAAAAAAGAAGTAAAGTTCCTTTACCAGGAGCATGGGATGAAAATCCAGATAAAACAATTCTTGAAATGGGTggaataaaattaaacaatgaACGCCGTGATTTTGATCGCCCTGATGATACTATAgcaagaaaattttaa
- a CDS encoding RNA recognition motif domain and Nucleotide-binding, alpha-beta plait domain-containing protein: protein MPSNIVLRLSNVPFTAKASDIRGLFEGITIPIGFIIIVGGPSNDAFVKFSSDEDAERAKNMNFTIHGVPVTKEVTDTKTMASIVNFVKDMAIKVEQAKGNVIPNGIVDCPEKRNGLPVKRKTLFGDGEGAPPPKKATPPREPCKYIEMTRLPNEIIKREELISFLNTSDSLKMNDIKIVFDSMTGIHLNTLIRCSTSADFDKILSKDGENGIRIKESTDEVFIKAEDDTLQQYLPQPSKEIIIGAKKVLQELPPVNNSISSGMNQLQQQNTDEGDVNRVFVEITNVPFRVTVKELQGLCKRVRIFYRELYRCYNADDRPSDRWLMEFVDEKDADKLTTLREVIGGREVIIRKISNVEAEEYLSIPPPPDAYPRKNPFPPRPNKVEEPLPPVKKEHDMMYDERNRSENGRYSPRREEMRYESGGRSREPKPKRQPLLGDRKEPPKRYDKEDYSKDSTNYRERDRNYGRDEYRRVESRPSRDYSNDRSYSSTSSSRRLPDDRASSSSNYSSNHSSGHSSSSNHKPSGKECYHQKLNTTTPEELDIDISILNAIGNSGCVVITKGMPTTITLDSVVDFFKGYPVKRETALMKLDDSGRPTGECLLAFTDSNYAKEAVTHLNGKRMDRQPISVALIKY, encoded by the exons atgcCATCAAATATTGTATTGAGATTATCAAATGTACCATTTACGGCAAAGGCAAGTGATATTAGAGGATTGTTTGAAGGAATAACGATACCAATCGGTTTTATTATCATTGTCGGAGGTCCGAGTAACGATGCCTTTGTTAAATTTTCCTCTGATGAGGATGCTGAAAGAGcaaaaaatatgaattttaCTATTCATGGTGTTCCTGTTACTAAAGAAGTAACTGATACCAAAACTATGGCATCGATTGTCAATTTTGTTAAAGATATGGCTATTAAAGTAGAACAAGCAAAGGGTAATGTGATTCCAAATG gTATTGTTGATTGTCctgaaaaaagaaatggaTTACCTGTAAAGAGAAAAACTCTTTTTGGTGATGGTGAAGGTGCTCCACCACCTAAAAAAGCTACACCACCTAGAGAACCttgtaaatatattgaaatgACTCGTCTTccaaatgaaataattaaaagagaggaattaatatcatttttaaatactagtgattcattaaaaatgaatgatattaaaattgtatttgATTCAATGACAGGAATACATTTGAATACACTTATAAGATGTAGCACATCTGCTGATTTTGACAAAATTCTTAGTAAAGATGGTGAAAATGGTATACGTATTAAAGAAAGTACCGAtgaagtttttattaaagcTGAAGATGATACATTACAACAATATCTTCCACAACCAtctaaagaaataattattggtgcaaaaaaagttttacaaGAACTTCCACCTGTCAATAATAGTATTAGTAGTGGAATGAATCAATTACAACAACAAAATACTGATGAAGGAGATGTTAATAGAGTTTTTGTTGAAATTACTAATGTTCCATTTAGAGTTACTGTTAAAGAGTTGCAAGGTTTGTGTAAACGTGTTCGAATATTTTACCGTGAACTTTATCGGTGTTATAATGCCGATGATAGACCATCTGATCGTTGGTTAATGGAATTTGTTGATGAAAAAGATGCTGATAAATTGACTACTCTTCGAGAAGTTATTGGTGGAAGAGAGgttattattagaaaaattagtAATGTTGAAGCTGAAGAGTACCTTTCAATACCACCACCACCAGATGCTTATCCAAGAAAAAATCCTTTTCCACCAAGGCCAAATAAGGTGGAAGAACCTTTACCACCGGTGAAAAAAGAACATGATATGATGTATGATGAAAGAAATAGAAGTGAAAATGGAAGATATAGTCCAAGAAGAGAAGAGATGCGTTATGAAAGTGGTGGTAGATCAAGAGAACCAAAACCAAAAAGGCAACCATTATTAGGTGATAGAAAAGAACCACCAAAAAGGTATGATAAAGAAGATTATAGTAAGGATAGCACTAATTATCGTGAACGTGATAGAAATTATGGTAGAGATGAGTATAGACGTGTTGAATCAAGACCTTCTCGTGATTATTCAAATGATCGTTCTTATTCTTCTACATCATCTTCTAGACGTCTACCTGATGATAGAGCTTCTTCTTCTTCTAATTATAGTTCGAATCATTCTTCAGGTCATAGTTCTTCTTCAAATCATAAACCTTCAGGTAAAGAATGTTACCATCAAAAACTTAATACTACAACTCCAGAAGAATTAGATATAgatatttcaatattaaatGCCATTGGTAACAGTGGTTGTGTTGTGATAACAAAAGGAATGCCAACAACGATAACATTGGATAGTGTggtagatttttttaaaggaTATCCCGTTAAACGTGAAACAGCCCTAATGAAGTTAGATGATAGTGGTAGACCAACTGGTGAATGTCTTTTGGCATTTACGGATTCTAATTACGCCAAAGAAGCAGTAACACATTTAAATGGAAAAAGAATGGATAGACAACCTATATCGGTAgcattaattaaatattga
- a CDS encoding NADH dehydrogenase [ubiquinone] 1 alpha subcomplex subunit 5: MYENPYLNRFKQKSKVSPNHFKQTTGLTGLFVVEYPHRNLKIIYDRILRTIEKIPMESVYRKSTEHIVKSRLALVNEVSDIQELEKKIGMGQIEEVIEQAEYELQTARAILESKAWEPLVEKPAEEQWRWPVV, translated from the exons ATGTACGAGAATCCATACCTAAATagatttaaacaaaaaagtaAAGTTTCTCCAAATCATTTTAAACAA acTACCGGACTAACAGGTCTTTTTGTTGTTGAATATCCACATAGAAATTTGAAAATCATTTATGACCGTATTCTTCGtacaattgaaaaaattccAATGGAAAGTGTTTATAGAAAGTCTACAGAACATATTGTTAAAAGTAGATTGGCACTCGTTAATGAA gtATCAGATATTCAAgaattggaaaaaaaaataggaaTGGGTCAAATTGAAGAAGTCATCGAACAAGCTGAATATGAACTTCAAACTGCAAGAGCTATTTTAGAATCAAAAGCCTGGGAGCCATTGGTAGAAAAACCAGCTGAAGAACAATGGAGATGGCCTGTTGTTTAG
- a CDS encoding Rad9/Ddc1 family-containing protein — protein MDTSSTPMISNSSEEKKISTDKNGKYIVSQNLEYLCRIIQDLSYFSSSIIFIAKGDQFLLCTYNPSSSLFSKTTLQRKFFTLIDTTFLPDEDSQCCISSESANLVFKIPRETLDDINYLRIDIDSSKDFIDIMFFGPSQVIEAIKIDQITFINPIDNYLSCHDRGEFFIVSSLDIWENLFKRQHHAFSQVILSLKNEVIVIKLREQNTGKISNFCMEINTNNFIQYNKEKESTISFSYGEFAKACKIISKLSRVFALEYVSGEAPLKMTGYQSELVDFEIFFPCNIE, from the exons atggaTACATCATCTACTCCTATGATAAGCAATTCAtcagaagaaaaaaaaatttcaactGATAAAAATGGAAAATATATTGTGTCACAAAATCTTGAAT atttaTGTAGAATTATTCAAGATTTGTCATATTTCAGTTCaagtattatatttattgctAAGGGagatcaatttttattatgtacATATAATCCTTCATCATCATTGTTTAGTAAAACAACTTtacaaagaaaattttttactttaatagATACTACATTTTTACCTGATGAAGATTCTCAATGTTGTATTAGTAGTGAATCAGCAAATttagtatttaaaattcCTCGAGAGACTCTTGATGATATCAATTATCTTAGAATTGATATTGATTCATCTAAAGATTTTATAGATATTATGTTTTTTGGACCTAGTCAAGTTATTGAAGCTATTAAAATTGATCAAATTACTTTCATTAATCCAatagataattatttatcttgTCATGATAGGGgagaattttttattgttagtAGTTTAGATATTTgggaaaatttatttaaaagacaaCATCATGCTTTTTCTCAAGTAATACTTAGTTTGAAGAATGAagttattgttattaaattaagAGAACAAAATACTGGTAAAATATCAAACTTTTGTATGGAAATTAAtaccaataattttattcagtataataaagaaaaagaatcTACTATATCTTTTAGTTATGGTGAATTTGCTAAAGCatgtaaaattatatcaaaattaagTAGAGTATTTGCCTTAGAATATGTTAGTGGAGAGGCTCCCTTAAAAATGACAGGATATCAATCTGAGCTTGttgattttgaaatattttttccatgcaatattgaataa
- a CDS encoding Anaphase-promoting complex subunit 2, with protein sequence MEMDCSSGDDNNVNCQNKLNYDLQDLFNYYISCLLCFPPTITSDEAKNLLSGANTELISERLANYLHSLIDKEPLIILERFMILLDAMEYCVKEVCHLVTENKTAEKDMWSVIRGALKSFPCCSALSTLLEKILTLSFYARSQMKDKKSISSEIYHDIYKLTLNFLNLFSNKDTLKMEDTISKIIINCADDFIRMSNSHKKMNLLKKHIIRQLARKTGPVFSWLGELELSNEKEVKLFYQVRAEYFLLTNISDSIFDAIIAYPETGNNIKIIGKFMSKFGVQGREMISKCIIESINKQLLHVGVSTDVILRVYASCVESIKILDNTCVMMHKICKIIKDYIKKRPDTVRSIVNYLINDSGSDWHTKTQQNSAMIVDEEDMAQVNDEFLPSIEENTIKHWQEWNPDPPDAPPGDSRFYRQSADLFNMLVSIYGSKELFVKEYRQLLAERLIEEEFADIDAEKGYLELMKRRFTDGELQNCEVMLKDIKDSRHTDSKLIEKDNVKFATQVRVISKHFWPKIEYTNFEMPEIFKDAIDKYKNSFEEFRASRTLTYYNTSGMVVMNVELNGVNIDMSVTIIQACVLLVFLEKENYKVSEIVDLLKLPRNMVKKACDYWTCLGYLVPSEVNDDDDYNIVKTPINSEKVKKILSNQDQESDEEETNTDDCTIIDSLEQYWNYTRNLIANSSEGIKPERLLQLYKMFNSPSKRGPSLDHVVMLLQRKVKQNILSVENGVYFVVKDNNQT encoded by the exons atggAGATGGATTGTAGTTCTGGAGATGACAATAACGTCAATTGTCAAAATAAGCTAAATTATGATTTACAGGATTTATTCAATTATTACATTTCATGTTTATTATGTTTTCCACCAACAATTACATCAGATGAGgcaaaaaatttgttatcaGGTGCCAATACTGAATTAATTTCTGAAAGATTGGCAAATTATTTACATTCCTTGATTGATAAGGAACCATTGATAATATTGGAAAGATTTATGATTTTATTAGATGCAATGGAATATTGTGTAAAAGAAGTTTGTCATTTGGTAACAGAAAATAAAACAGCTGAAAAAGATATGTGGAGTGTTATAAGAGGAGCATTGAAATCATTTCCATGTTGTAGTGCTTTATCAACtcttttagaaaaaatattaactttaaGTTTTTATGCCAGAAGTCAAatgaaagataaaaaatcaatttcaAGTGAAATTTATCATGATATTTACAAATTAAcacttaattttttaaacttattttcaaataaagaTACCTTAAAAATGGAAGACACTATTTctaaaatcattattaattgtGCTGATGATTTTATTAGAATGTCAAATAGTCACAAAAAAAtgaatcttttaaaaaaacatattataaGGCAATTAGCTAGAAAGACGGGACCTGTATTTTCATGGTTAGGTGAATTAGAATTAAGTAATGAAAAGgaagttaaattattttatcaagtTAGGgctgaatattttttattgacaAATATTTCTGATTCTATCTTTGATGCTATTATTGCTTATCCTGAAACAggaaacaatataaaaattattggaaAATTTATGAGTAAATTTGGTGTTCAAGGAAGAGAAATGATTTCAAAATGTATAATAGAATCTATCAATAAGCAATTGTTACATGTTGGTGTTAGTACAGATGTGATATTAAGAGTATATGCTTCATGTGTTGAgtcaataaaaattcttgATAATACATGTGTTATGATGCacaaaatatgtaaaattataaaagattatattaaaaaaagaccGGATACAGTTAGAAGTatagttaattatttaattaatgattCTGGAAGTGATTGGCATACAAAAACTCAACAAAATTCTGCAATGATTGTTGATGAAGAAGATATGGCTCAAGTTAATGATGAATTTTTACCTTCTATTGAAGAGAATACAATTAAACATTGGCAAGAATGGAATCCTGATCCACCAGATGCTCCACCTGGTGATAGTAGATTTTATAGACAAAGTGCAGACTTGTTTAATATGCTTGTGTCAATTTATGGAAGTAAAGAACTTTTTGTCAAAGAGTATAGGCAATTATTGGCAGAGAGGTTGATTGAAGAAGAATTTGCAGATATTGATGCAGAAAAAGGATATCTTGAACTTATGAAAAGAAGATTTACTGATGGTGAATTACAGAATTGCGAAGTTATGTTAAAGGATATCAAAGATTCCAGGCATACAGATTCAAAACTTATTGAGAAAGATAATGTTAAGTTTGCAACTCAAGTTCGTGTAATTTCAAAACATTTTTGGCCAAAAATTGAGTATACAAACTTTGAAATGccagaaatttttaaagatgctattgataaatataaaaattcatttgaAGAGTTTCGTGCTTCCAGAACACTTACCTATTACAATACTTCTGGTATGGTTGTTATGAATGTTGAGTTGAATGGTGTAAATATTGACATGTCAGTAACAATTATTCAGGCTTGTGTTTTGTTAGTTTTtcttgaaaaagaaaattacaAGGTATCAGAGATAGTTGATTTATTAAAGTTACCTAGaaatatggtaaaaaaaGCTTGTGATTATTGGACATGTCTAGGATATTTAGTACCATCAGAAGtaaatgatgatgatgattaTAACATCGTTAAAACACCTATTAATTCAGAAAAAGTTAAGAAAATT ttatcaAATCAAGATCAAGAAAGTGATGAGGAGGAAACTAATACAGATGACTGTACAATAATTGATAGTTTAGAACAATACTGGAATTATACAAGAAATCTAATt